From the genome of Deinococcus sp. AJ005, one region includes:
- a CDS encoding response regulator transcription factor: MSTPTNSNPAVRVLLVDDHAVVRQGLRLFLGLDPDIEVVGEAGNGEEALAEAQRLKPDVVVMDLMMPVMDGITATKALRRALPDTEVIALTSTLEEHKVNGAIEAGAISYMLKDASSDTLADAIHAAARGEVRLHPEAARRLVRDFRSAEMRETLTPKETIVLQLIARGHSNRDIAADQGVSEATVKTHVSRLLSKLELESRTQAALYALKHGIASLDG; encoded by the coding sequence ATGTCCACCCCAACCAACTCCAACCCAGCCGTCCGCGTCCTGCTCGTCGATGACCACGCCGTCGTGCGCCAGGGCCTGCGCCTGTTTCTGGGCCTGGACCCCGACATCGAAGTCGTGGGCGAGGCAGGCAATGGCGAGGAAGCCCTGGCCGAGGCGCAGCGCCTGAAACCCGACGTGGTGGTCATGGACCTGATGATGCCCGTGATGGACGGTATTACGGCCACAAAGGCTCTGCGCCGCGCCCTGCCCGATACCGAGGTCATTGCCCTGACCAGCACGCTGGAAGAACACAAGGTCAACGGCGCAATCGAGGCCGGGGCGATTTCCTACATGCTCAAGGACGCTTCCAGTGACACGCTGGCCGACGCCATTCACGCCGCCGCACGCGGAGAGGTCCGGCTGCACCCGGAAGCCGCCCGCCGACTGGTCCGCGACTTCCGCAGCGCCGAGATGCGCGAGACCCTGACCCCCAAGGAAACCATCGTGCTGCAATTGATCGCGCGCGGCCACAGCAACCGCGACATCGCCGCCGATCAGGGGGTCAGCGAGGCCACCGTCAAAACGCATGTCTCCCGCCTGCTGAGCAAGCTGGAGCTGGAAAGCCGGACGCAGGCGGCACTGTACGCGCTCAAGCATGGAATTGCCAGTCTGGATGG